Sequence from the Zeugodacus cucurbitae isolate PBARC_wt_2022May chromosome 5, idZeuCucr1.2, whole genome shotgun sequence genome:
TTAATTTTGATGTTATATTTGTCTAAAAATTCGCGTTGAAAGGACGCAGCTTCTTTGAAGTCCACTGAGCCAGTATCAAACAGGCCAccgaataatttcattttctgcaATAGTAGTTGTTGTGATATTTGGAAACCGGATTTGTTGCGTCTTAAATGATTGCATTTGAGTTTAAAtaagtattaatattatattttaacaatttaaatgtTGCTAGTGCTCAACTTACAGTTCCTCTACAAAAGCATTTACCGCGCTGCGACTAAATTTGTTGACACTGCACACAGCCACTGCAGAAAATGGTACTTTCTCAATGCTATATTGATTGGACTCCAAGGTGGTTACAGTCGGTTGTTCCAAAATATTTCGTACGCTTACAAATGTTACATACAAAGCGCTGATAATGCCAGCCATAAGGAAGCAGGACCAAAATATTCTAATTTGTGCGAgggaaaatgtttataaattatttttttaaatatctttctTTAATTTACCTTTGATATTTCCTGTGGCTTATAAAATGTAGTAAATGGAATCCGCTAAGGCTggtgtttttcaaatattccatAATTGTCGCTTTGAAAGCAAGACAAAATACGCTTACTACTTTTAGCATTCTGCTCCAACAATATTTTTGGATTATTTTACGATCAAAACTTTCTGATTTATGAAAGTTTCAGCATTGtaccttttatattttataggctAGCATTTTATGCCGTTAAAAGTGGGCGTTTAGCTAACGTTGTTAGTAACTTGTTAGCGCCAGTTAACTTGTGTTTTCGAAGATACAACTTATTGATTAGATCGTATTTGAGACCCCCACTACCATAGGTAAATAAGCACATATacgaattaaattgagatttgatttattgaaaacagaaaaataaagtATTCATTTTcgtcaacataaaaataatttttggatattatattataaattaacgaATTCTATCaccatttaaattcatattcttcatttcaatttaattcatatttcttCATTATGACTTATTATCAATAATTCCATcgttatttttgaattatttgtcaATGGTTTCCTCATTTAACGCATTGCCTTGCTGGTTTTCCTTGTCAGTAATATTCACATTTTGCAACATGGCACATATTGTACTTGCTGTAGGTCTATCTTCTGCAACTTCGtttgtacaacaataaaatatctccataattatattgtattcaTCGGTTAATTGAAATGTTTGCGGTAGTGGTGGGCGCGTACCACATGCAGCCTCGCAAAGTTCCGCCTTTTCTAATTCCATACTAATGCTTTCATCGGCGTTATCGCCTATATCTAATGTATGTGGTGGCACTAATGCAATTGTTTCGTATATTATTAAGCCAAAGCTAAAAATATCTGCTTTACAATCGATGATTTCCAGTTCATCCATTATTTCGGGCGCAGACCAAAGATTTGTACCTGTAAGTACAAAGTAGGTGCAATGATTAGAGTATATTGcaataacaaattatattatgCTTACCAACATAACGTAAATGTGGATTTTTCGTGAAATCAATCAAACCATGTTCGTCCATTGGTAAGCTTACACCAAAATCGCATAGTTTACATATTTCGAAATCGCCTTTCACCAATACATTAAACGATTTCAGGTCACCATGTAATAACTTAGCTTGCGTGTGTAAATAATCTAACGCACTAGTTATATCTCTAATCATTTGTAGTGTATGCTTGGCTGGTAAAGGTCCCAACTCATCCTCATTACGATCTTCTAATATAGTACCAAGTGAAGTTTTACAGCATTCCAGTGCTAATGTCTCAACGCCATCTGAGTTTTTAATTATACCACGAAATCCTACAATATTAGGATGTGATAGTTTTCTGCAaagatttatgttttaatgtaaaGATGTTAAATTTTATGGGCAATCGTAACGGAATACCTTAAAATTTCTGCTTCTTCATGAATCCTCGAATTGAATAGCGTAGCGTGTTCATTATTACGTGTTCTTTGAGAGACCCGCTTCACAGCCCAAGGTGAACGCATTTCACCGTGTTTAGGTGAACGTTccaatttataaacatttacacCAGTTCCATATCCAAGATTCTTCATAAATGGCGATGGCGGTATGCGCAAAGGTGTACTAAACTTTTGCACGTTTTGCAAGTGCATGCTACGTGTCTCCCGACGTGgcgtattcatatttttttgttaaacaactcaaaaattaaacaaaataatatttattcttgAAATAAAAGTTCAATTTAACTTTTGTTCTTTAACTTCTGTTGgttttaattttgaagtttGTTAAAATATTGCCGCCGCCATTTGATTTGTGTTGCGTTGCCATATTTTTAAGATACACACAATTATTAACGTTTTGAGCTGGCACCACTATTACCAATCTATTACATTTAAGCATCCCATCAACTGTCAAATTTGACGTTCTTTGCAGCCTGCAAGCAAGAAAGAAATCGGC
This genomic interval carries:
- the LOC105210625 gene encoding lymphokine-activated killer T-cell-originated protein kinase is translated as MNTPRRETRSMHLQNVQKFSTPLRIPPSPFMKNLGYGTGVNVYKLERSPKHGEMRSPWAVKRVSQRTRNNEHATLFNSRIHEEAEILRKLSHPNIVGFRGIIKNSDGVETLALECCKTSLGTILEDRNEDELGPLPAKHTLQMIRDITSALDYLHTQAKLLHGDLKSFNVLVKGDFEICKLCDFGVSLPMDEHGLIDFTKNPHLRYVGTNLWSAPEIMDELEIIDCKADIFSFGLIIYETIALVPPHTLDIGDNADESISMELEKAELCEAACGTRPPLPQTFQLTDEYNIIMEIFYCCTNEVAEDRPTASTICAMLQNVNITDKENQQGNALNEETIDK